One uncultured Caproiciproducens sp. DNA segment encodes these proteins:
- a CDS encoding Rnf-Nqr domain containing protein, with product MTNKRSLLRETNTIFLNGVFFKNPVLVGALGLYPVVAAGYNMKNAVELSLLFLFISLPVALLFCLVGEMLPVWIRPGLVLAASAMIYLPAAWLTDKLIPGAVTALGMFASLMICNSVVLSRANDYAPTHIGWAVAADAVGCSVGFSLVICLSAAIREFWLKGSLWHTNMGVYGTADAGVSLPFFGFILLGFFAAFVQWANEKRGRKAEKRRVPRV from the coding sequence ATGACGAATAAAAGAAGTCTTCTTCGTGAAACAAACACAATCTTTCTGAACGGGGTATTTTTTAAAAATCCCGTTCTTGTCGGAGCGCTTGGGCTATATCCCGTTGTGGCCGCGGGCTATAACATGAAAAACGCGGTTGAACTGTCGCTTTTGTTTCTGTTTATCTCTTTGCCGGTGGCTCTTTTGTTCTGTCTTGTGGGGGAAATGTTGCCTGTATGGATTCGCCCGGGACTGGTTCTGGCGGCTTCGGCTATGATCTACCTGCCGGCCGCGTGGCTGACCGACAAACTGATTCCCGGAGCGGTGACCGCTTTGGGGATGTTCGCAAGTCTGATGATCTGCAATTCCGTCGTCCTGTCCCGTGCCAACGACTACGCGCCGACCCATATCGGATGGGCGGTGGCCGCGGACGCCGTGGGGTGCTCCGTCGGGTTTTCACTGGTAATCTGCCTGAGTGCCGCCATTCGTGAATTTTGGCTTAAGGGCAGTCTTTGGCACACCAACATGGGGGTGTACGGTACGGCGGACGCGGGGGTTTCCCTGCCGTTCTTCGGATTTATTCTTTTAGGATTTTTTGCCGCGTTTGTCCAGTGGGCAAATGAAAAACGCGGCCGGAAAGCCGAAAAAAGGAGGGTGCCCCGCGTATGA
- a CDS encoding RnfABCDGE type electron transport complex subunit D, which yields MTLNDARSPFVKSEASVSSMMRDVLFTLAMLLVLPVVHYGVRPLVMAGVTMLACALCEILFSLIQTKSISLSDCSSMVTGMMIVMLMPLNAPLWLPCAAAAFAILVAKMPFGSIGHTPFNPAAAGVAFATLCWPKLMFSYFNPAVSQTIPAYENFTAELVRSPAAVLKSGLKPDILPLDMLWGVFAGPLGTTGILIICACGLFLFLKRTARWEITASFLVVAVLIAAFFPRIACSALTSVKYELMSGSLLFCSVFMITDPVTAPHRTIGRILYGAFAGFVIMMFRRFGAFEQGASFAILIANAAAPQINSLVCGALRLGDEPYDE from the coding sequence TTGACATTAAATGACGCAAGGTCCCCTTTTGTGAAAAGCGAAGCCTCCGTTTCTTCCATGATGCGGGATGTGCTGTTTACGCTTGCCATGCTGCTTGTGCTGCCGGTGGTGCATTACGGAGTACGCCCCCTTGTCATGGCGGGAGTGACGATGCTTGCCTGTGCGCTGTGTGAAATCCTGTTCAGCCTGATTCAAACAAAAAGCATCAGCCTTTCAGACTGTTCCTCCATGGTAACGGGTATGATGATTGTGATGCTGATGCCGCTGAACGCGCCTTTATGGCTGCCCTGCGCTGCGGCCGCCTTTGCAATTCTGGTTGCGAAGATGCCGTTCGGCTCCATCGGGCATACGCCGTTTAATCCGGCGGCTGCGGGGGTTGCCTTTGCAACGCTCTGCTGGCCAAAACTGATGTTTTCCTATTTCAACCCCGCGGTGTCCCAGACGATTCCCGCATATGAAAATTTTACCGCTGAACTGGTCCGTTCGCCCGCCGCTGTTTTAAAAAGCGGGCTGAAGCCGGATATTCTGCCGCTCGACATGCTTTGGGGTGTGTTTGCGGGACCTTTGGGAACTACCGGAATCTTGATTATCTGCGCATGCGGACTGTTTCTGTTTTTGAAACGCACGGCAAGATGGGAAATAACGGCCTCGTTTTTGGTCGTTGCCGTACTGATTGCGGCGTTCTTTCCCCGGATTGCGTGCAGTGCGCTGACCTCGGTGAAATACGAGCTGATGTCCGGTTCCCTGCTTTTCTGTTCCGTATTTATGATAACCGATCCGGTGACCGCGCCGCACAGGACGATTGGCCGCATTCTTTACGGTGCTTTTGCGGGATTCGTAATTATGATGTTCCGCCGCTTTGGCGCCTTTGAACAGGGAGCCAGCTTTGCGATCTTGATTGCCAACGCCGCTGCTCCGCAGATCAATTCCCTGGTGTGCGGCGCGCTCAGACTGGGGGATGAACCGTATGACGAATAA